A stretch of the Streptomyces venezuelae genome encodes the following:
- a CDS encoding immunity 21 family protein — MARYADPGAVEWVESGGGPLIVVPEAVLSSWSGADSDGSETDYDRACGVDGYAGLVAVGQWQALVLGDDPASTSFLPEHGLFVRWCAAESEEELLGSVDAALADAAWEPEQHWDVPGPVVLFDSGWPGDELEPENHLRVELRPRMYSVRAAYVEPNSNTWLSLVQLRLLP; from the coding sequence ATGGCGAGGTATGCAGATCCAGGTGCGGTCGAGTGGGTGGAGTCCGGTGGCGGGCCGTTGATCGTTGTGCCCGAAGCAGTCTTGTCTTCGTGGTCTGGCGCAGACAGCGACGGGTCTGAAACCGACTACGACAGAGCCTGTGGCGTCGATGGGTACGCCGGCCTGGTGGCGGTCGGACAATGGCAGGCCCTGGTCCTCGGTGATGACCCCGCCTCGACGTCCTTCCTCCCGGAACATGGCCTGTTCGTGCGGTGGTGCGCCGCCGAATCGGAGGAGGAGCTTCTCGGCAGCGTTGATGCCGCGCTCGCAGATGCCGCCTGGGAGCCTGAGCAGCATTGGGACGTGCCGGGACCAGTGGTGTTGTTCGACTCGGGTTGGCCAGGTGACGAGTTGGAGCCAGAGAACCATCTGCGGGTGGAACTGAGGCCAAGGATGTATTCGGTGCGTGCCGCGTATGTGGAACCGAATTCGAATACCTGGCTCAGCTTGGTTCAGCTTCGGCTCCTTCCATAG
- a CDS encoding C40 family peptidase: MKKFKRWLAGVAGLLGIALVLLAAIAAHVAGLGQSEAEAAAASARCPAGGQPGLGADTAETARKVKEMLAGSGDVNVPGLSQPKKQIPNAKVIVATGIQKRVPARGQVIALATALQESTLVNLDHGDRDSLGLFQQRPSQGWGTREQIMDPVYSSGKFYDGLVKIKDWEQMPVTVAAQKVQRSGFPDAYARHEPLATALQQAIAPTLGAAPVGPLPGQPGLRGGFGPGGCAGQKGGSVDFGEIPPGSLPEGYQIPATAPMEAKAAIRWALGQLGTRYQWGGSCTNPHGPNPSERCDCSSLTQRAYGVAGKEITRTTYTQIHDGRGVPASQVQPGDLLFSRGTAASPEHVSMAIGYGYVVHAPKPGRVVEVTKQANVGEILVVRRIAG, from the coding sequence ATGAAGAAGTTCAAGCGCTGGCTCGCCGGTGTCGCCGGGCTGCTCGGGATCGCGCTCGTCCTGCTCGCCGCGATCGCAGCACACGTCGCGGGCCTCGGGCAGAGCGAGGCCGAGGCCGCCGCGGCTTCGGCCCGCTGCCCCGCCGGGGGGCAGCCGGGCCTCGGGGCGGACACCGCCGAAACAGCCCGCAAGGTCAAGGAGATGCTCGCCGGCAGTGGCGACGTGAACGTCCCGGGCCTGTCCCAGCCCAAGAAGCAGATCCCCAACGCGAAGGTCATCGTCGCGACCGGCATCCAGAAGCGGGTGCCGGCCCGCGGGCAGGTCATCGCCCTCGCCACCGCCCTTCAGGAGTCCACGCTGGTCAACCTCGACCACGGCGACCGCGACTCCCTCGGCCTGTTCCAGCAGCGGCCCTCCCAGGGCTGGGGCACCCGCGAGCAGATCATGGACCCCGTCTACTCCTCAGGGAAGTTCTACGACGGGCTCGTGAAGATAAAGGACTGGGAGCAGATGCCCGTCACCGTGGCCGCGCAGAAGGTCCAGCGCTCCGGGTTCCCCGACGCGTACGCCAGGCACGAGCCTCTCGCGACCGCTCTCCAGCAGGCCATCGCGCCGACCCTCGGCGCCGCTCCCGTCGGGCCGCTGCCGGGACAGCCAGGTCTCCGCGGAGGCTTCGGCCCTGGAGGATGCGCCGGCCAGAAAGGTGGCAGCGTGGACTTCGGGGAGATCCCGCCCGGCTCGCTGCCCGAGGGGTACCAGATCCCGGCGACGGCGCCGATGGAGGCCAAGGCTGCGATCCGCTGGGCCCTCGGCCAGCTCGGCACGCGGTACCAGTGGGGCGGCAGCTGCACGAACCCGCACGGCCCCAACCCCTCTGAACGGTGCGACTGCTCATCCCTGACCCAGCGCGCGTACGGCGTCGCCGGCAAGGAGATCACCAGAACCACGTACACGCAGATACACGACGGCCGAGGCGTCCCCGCCAGTCAGGTGCAGCCGGGAGACCTGCTGTTCTCCCGCGGCACCGCAGCCTCACCCGAGCATGTGTCCATGGCGATCGGATACGGCTACGTGGTCCACGCGCCGAAGCCGGGCCGGGTCGTCGAGGTGACCAAGCAGGCGAACGTGGGCGAGATCCTCGTCGTCCGGCGCATCGCCGGCTGA